From Planctomycetota bacterium, a single genomic window includes:
- a CDS encoding right-handed parallel beta-helix repeat-containing protein produces MQKRKLLAVVGALVVAMQASRAASFFVAPDGTAQGDGTREKPFSLAAIPREKLKPGDEVVFLDGVYKGTLSISSIGNEKGPIVYRAANRHRAILDGGTPVAGWQKAPNLAGVWTCRMNAVPERFLVNGEGLIPSTSRWRRDGKESLDEGMFASEKIERDPDVLEEDKGGARNRESGESGERPAHSRDSRDSRFAGSRFLVHIRPWAGAEPKEVFALSGTILHVSGAYNIVDGFLVRRGVIGIGLGGKLVHTYKQEAGTYLDISGLANNSYGSFNIVRNCIVRDMMGCGMTSNESRFNLIEDCVIYNAGMGQGDHGIYISQGAENLVLRRNVWWRTSGGAIHIYSGTGVDSPRNIVVERNVFGPDKRNRCFPLAGRKSAAVYVWGGSRWAGGNRIVHNLVLGPVDRAMSVHKCHFNLIAHNTLVGSDGAPVQIGESFGNLILNNILEYAPGGEAHPGGYVNFLDDARGPALNTVRGNLLLPRGDGGKEVPAWALASKFAAADPFVDRAKFDFRLKPDSQAIGLGIPFPHLTPEGKDKAPSAGALEPGDEVFGEKGKFPEIPQWLLDEWPLSRRGQ; encoded by the coding sequence ATGCAGAAAAGGAAACTCCTTGCTGTGGTGGGCGCGCTGGTCGTGGCCATGCAAGCCAGCCGCGCGGCGAGCTTCTTCGTTGCGCCCGACGGCACGGCGCAGGGCGACGGCACCCGCGAGAAGCCATTCAGCCTCGCAGCCATCCCCCGCGAGAAGCTCAAGCCCGGGGACGAGGTGGTCTTCCTTGATGGCGTCTACAAGGGCACCTTGAGCATCTCGTCCATCGGCAACGAGAAGGGGCCGATCGTCTACCGCGCCGCGAACCGCCACCGGGCGATCCTCGACGGCGGCACGCCCGTCGCCGGCTGGCAGAAGGCGCCCAACCTCGCGGGCGTGTGGACCTGCCGAATGAACGCCGTGCCCGAGCGCTTCCTCGTGAACGGCGAAGGGCTCATCCCCTCCACCTCGCGCTGGCGGCGCGACGGCAAGGAGTCCCTCGATGAGGGGATGTTTGCCAGCGAGAAGATAGAGCGCGACCCCGACGTGCTGGAGGAGGACAAAGGCGGGGCGAGAAACCGCGAATCGGGCGAATCAGGAGAACGCCCGGCCCATTCGCGGGATTCGCGGGATTCGCGGTTTGCCGGCTCCCGCTTCCTCGTCCACATCCGCCCCTGGGCCGGGGCGGAGCCCAAGGAAGTCTTCGCCCTTTCCGGCACCATCCTGCATGTGAGCGGCGCGTACAACATTGTGGACGGCTTCCTGGTCCGCCGCGGGGTCATCGGCATCGGCCTCGGCGGCAAGCTGGTCCACACCTACAAACAGGAGGCGGGCACGTACCTCGACATCTCGGGCCTCGCCAACAACTCCTATGGCTCGTTCAACATCGTCCGAAACTGCATCGTCCGCGACATGATGGGCTGCGGCATGACCTCCAACGAGAGCCGCTTCAACCTGATCGAGGACTGCGTGATCTATAACGCGGGCATGGGCCAGGGCGACCACGGCATCTATATCTCGCAGGGCGCCGAAAACCTCGTGCTGCGGCGAAACGTCTGGTGGCGCACCAGCGGCGGGGCGATCCACATCTATTCGGGCACCGGCGTGGATAGCCCGCGCAATATCGTGGTCGAGCGAAACGTCTTCGGCCCCGACAAGCGCAACCGCTGCTTCCCGCTCGCCGGCCGCAAGAGCGCGGCGGTCTACGTTTGGGGCGGCAGCCGCTGGGCGGGGGGCAACCGCATTGTCCACAACCTCGTCCTCGGCCCGGTGGACCGCGCGATGTCGGTCCACAAGTGCCACTTCAACCTGATCGCCCACAACACGCTCGTCGGCAGCGACGGTGCGCCGGTCCAGATCGGCGAGAGCTTCGGCAATCTCATCCTCAACAACATCCTCGAATACGCCCCCGGCGGCGAGGCGCATCCTGGCGGCTATGTGAACTTCCTCGACGACGCCCGCGGCCCGGCCCTCAACACCGTGCGGGGTAACCTGCTGCTGCCGCGCGGCGACGGGGGCAAGGAGGTGCCTGCCTGGGCGCTGGCGAGCAAGTTCGCGGCGGCCGACCCGTTCGTTGACAGAGCGAAGTTCGACTTCCGGCTCAAGCCCGACAGTCAAGCCATCGGCCTGGGCATTCCTTTCCCGCATCTCACCCCCGAGGGGAAGGACAAGGCCCCCTCCGCCGGCGCCCTGGAGCCCGGCGACGAGGTGTTCGGCGAGAAAGGCAAGTTCCCCGAGATTCCCCAATGGCTTCTCGACGAATGGCCGCTCTCGAGGCGCGGCCAGTGA
- a CDS encoding NAD-binding protein translates to MTSEADTGRHPDAPAGTRYWARRVLFSGNPRVKWGILAILWLAALLLGHLGYARHFADTGRPTTFWHTLHSTLELFKLSARNISNPLAVNWALEVARFLAPGVMFYTVFQTMVMLFARQSQLLWLRRARGHVVICGLGRKAMLLARDFRERGHLVAVIESDPANEFISQCRGFGAVVVVGDASEPEMLRQARVPMARYLIALTNDDGVNTEIAVRAEGLVRGRQGGALECYAHINDRELCRVLRETQARAERPDAFRLQFFNVYERGAEALLQAHPPFAAAEGQEPQLVVVGLGRLGQSLIVRAAHAWRGHPHAAGARPHITVVDEQAEASVAALKFRYPGLDRTCVLLPRQMGVATPQFQRAEFLADEYGVCRATIVYVCLPEDAESLSAALIAHHRLRDLGRNVPVVVRLHEGHGLSELLGRLRAEGGAFENLHAFRLFDETCRAAFILQRGAGATP, encoded by the coding sequence ATGACGAGCGAGGCAGATACTGGCCGCCACCCGGACGCGCCGGCCGGGACCCGCTACTGGGCGCGGCGGGTCCTCTTCAGCGGCAACCCGCGCGTCAAGTGGGGCATCCTCGCCATCCTGTGGCTTGCCGCCCTGCTCTTGGGCCACCTGGGGTACGCCAGACACTTCGCCGACACCGGCCGGCCGACGACCTTCTGGCACACGCTCCACTCGACCCTGGAGTTGTTCAAGCTCAGCGCGCGCAACATCTCGAATCCCCTGGCGGTGAACTGGGCGCTCGAGGTCGCTCGCTTTCTCGCGCCGGGGGTGATGTTCTACACCGTGTTCCAGACGATGGTGATGCTCTTCGCCCGGCAATCGCAGTTGCTGTGGCTCCGCCGCGCCCGCGGCCACGTGGTGATCTGCGGCCTGGGGCGCAAGGCCATGCTGCTGGCGCGGGACTTCCGCGAGCGCGGCCACCTGGTGGCGGTCATCGAGTCGGACCCTGCCAACGAGTTCATCAGCCAGTGCCGCGGCTTCGGCGCCGTCGTGGTGGTGGGGGATGCCAGCGAGCCGGAGATGCTGCGCCAGGCGCGGGTGCCGATGGCGCGATACCTGATCGCCCTGACCAACGACGACGGGGTCAACACCGAGATCGCCGTGCGGGCGGAGGGACTGGTGCGCGGGCGCCAGGGCGGCGCCCTGGAGTGCTACGCCCACATCAACGACCGCGAGCTGTGCCGTGTACTTCGCGAGACCCAGGCCCGCGCCGAGCGGCCCGACGCCTTTCGGCTGCAATTCTTCAATGTCTACGAGCGCGGGGCCGAGGCCCTGCTTCAGGCCCACCCGCCCTTCGCCGCCGCCGAGGGCCAGGAGCCGCAGCTCGTGGTCGTGGGCCTCGGGCGCCTGGGCCAGAGCCTCATTGTGCGCGCCGCGCATGCCTGGCGCGGCCACCCACATGCCGCCGGGGCGCGTCCCCATATCACCGTGGTGGACGAGCAGGCGGAGGCCAGCGTGGCGGCCCTCAAGTTCCGGTACCCCGGGCTCGACCGCACGTGCGTCCTCCTGCCGCGCCAGATGGGCGTCGCCACGCCCCAGTTCCAGCGGGCCGAGTTCCTGGCCGACGAGTACGGGGTCTGCCGCGCCACCATCGTCTACGTGTGCCTGCCCGAGGACGCGGAGAGCCTCTCGGCCGCGCTGATCGCCCACCACCGGCTGCGCGATCTCGGCCGCAACGTGCCCGTCGTTGTGCGCCTCCATGAGGGCCATGGGCTGTCGGAGCTCCTAGGCCGCCTCAGGGCCGAGGGCGGCGCGTTCGAGAACCTGCACGCCTTCCGCCTCTTCGATGAGACCTGTCGCGCGGCCTTCATCCTCCAGCGCGGCGCGGGTGCAACGCCGTGA
- a CDS encoding DUF4838 domain-containing protein — MHALPVLGLLLAATAWGVEIVREGKPLGAVWHAGDAKEAAADAAEFIARMSGANLDTKVAAAGERPPAGEPAIVLGALALEMGLKPPPKTVSLDGYCLQTKGSHLLAAGESPLATRFAVTHFLEALGCRWFMANRLGEVIPELKTISLDGFDASEKPDFLYRNVWNFVPQARSRLGGVDLPNRHDWEHVPPDKYFKDHPEYYALRGGERRPGGWLCTSHPDVARLFAEAYVAKAKKGLKADTISPPDGRGFCECDKCRALDVPGYIEPSSGTLSMSDRYVRFFDAVGQQVARDAPGFILSFYCYSDYTLPPKTVSKVAGNLCAWVTTIRFCRIHGVNNPRCESRQRYKAVVEAWAKLMQTACYDYNYNLAEVTVPISKIAYMKENIPFLKSTGCWGINLESMSAWNLYGPHTYLASRLMWKADADADAILDDYYAKLFGKAARDVKAYWERIDKAVREADVHVGSFHGVHAIWTPDLVKQCEADLDAAARAAENDVERERVTLFRSGLESARFFLAVRDAINRCDFAAAKTAFDAWLKHMDDAFARQYSTMGGYKRGYAEWFLKPVIESGLARTTGERTLVAQLPDEWDFRYDPADGGEKEGWFKAEVAADGWQKVKTYSATLNEQKVPEQLTWMWYRTRLKAPDALPAGPLHLWFGEVDGSPTKVWVNGELVGEFTGARKPSEVEVTGKLLAGKENLVVVKTGHLSISELMLGGIVRPAMLYAGPKPEPPAKARNQ; from the coding sequence ATGCACGCCCTACCAGTTCTCGGCCTGCTGCTCGCGGCGACGGCGTGGGGCGTGGAGATCGTGCGGGAGGGGAAGCCGCTCGGCGCGGTGTGGCACGCGGGCGATGCGAAGGAGGCCGCTGCCGATGCCGCCGAGTTCATCGCCAGGATGTCAGGCGCGAACCTCGACACGAAGGTCGCCGCGGCGGGCGAGCGGCCCCCCGCGGGCGAGCCGGCCATCGTGCTGGGCGCTCTGGCGCTGGAGATGGGCCTCAAGCCCCCGCCGAAAACCGTCTCGCTCGACGGCTATTGCCTCCAGACAAAGGGCAGCCACCTGCTTGCGGCCGGCGAATCGCCCCTCGCCACCCGTTTCGCCGTCACGCATTTCCTCGAGGCCCTCGGCTGCCGCTGGTTCATGGCCAACAGGCTGGGCGAGGTGATCCCCGAGCTGAAGACCATCTCGCTCGACGGCTTCGACGCGAGCGAGAAGCCCGACTTCCTCTACCGCAACGTCTGGAACTTCGTGCCGCAGGCCCGCTCGCGCCTGGGCGGAGTTGACCTGCCCAACCGCCACGACTGGGAGCACGTGCCGCCCGACAAGTATTTCAAGGACCACCCCGAGTACTACGCCCTCCGCGGGGGCGAGCGGCGGCCCGGCGGCTGGCTGTGCACGAGCCACCCCGACGTTGCCCGCCTGTTCGCCGAAGCCTACGTCGCCAAGGCGAAGAAGGGGCTGAAGGCCGACACCATCTCGCCGCCCGACGGCCGCGGCTTCTGCGAGTGCGACAAGTGCAGGGCCCTCGATGTGCCCGGCTACATCGAGCCCAGCTCCGGCACCCTCTCGATGTCCGACCGCTACGTCCGCTTCTTCGACGCCGTCGGCCAGCAGGTGGCCCGCGACGCGCCCGGCTTCATCCTGAGCTTCTACTGCTACTCCGACTACACGCTGCCGCCGAAGACCGTGAGCAAGGTCGCGGGCAACCTCTGCGCCTGGGTCACGACCATCCGCTTCTGCCGCATCCACGGCGTCAACAACCCCCGCTGCGAATCGCGCCAGCGCTACAAGGCCGTCGTCGAGGCCTGGGCCAAGCTCATGCAGACCGCCTGCTACGACTACAACTACAACCTCGCCGAGGTCACGGTGCCCATCTCCAAGATCGCCTACATGAAGGAGAACATCCCCTTCCTCAAGAGCACCGGCTGCTGGGGCATCAACCTGGAGTCCATGTCGGCCTGGAACCTCTACGGCCCCCACACCTATCTGGCCAGCCGCCTGATGTGGAAGGCCGATGCCGACGCGGACGCCATCCTCGACGACTACTACGCCAAGCTCTTCGGCAAGGCCGCGCGCGACGTGAAAGCCTATTGGGAGCGGATTGACAAGGCGGTGCGCGAGGCCGACGTCCACGTCGGCTCCTTCCACGGCGTCCACGCCATCTGGACCCCCGACCTCGTGAAACAATGCGAGGCCGACCTCGACGCCGCGGCAAGGGCCGCCGAGAATGATGTCGAGCGCGAGCGGGTCACGCTCTTCCGCTCCGGCCTCGAGAGCGCCCGCTTCTTCCTCGCCGTCCGCGACGCCATCAACCGCTGCGACTTCGCGGCGGCCAAGACCGCCTTCGACGCCTGGCTGAAGCACATGGACGACGCCTTCGCCAGGCAGTACAGCACCATGGGCGGCTACAAGCGCGGCTACGCCGAATGGTTCCTCAAGCCCGTCATCGAGAGCGGACTCGCCCGCACGACCGGCGAGCGCACGCTCGTGGCCCAACTGCCCGACGAGTGGGACTTCCGTTACGACCCCGCCGACGGTGGCGAAAAAGAGGGCTGGTTCAAGGCCGAAGTCGCTGCCGATGGCTGGCAGAAGGTGAAGACCTACTCCGCCACCCTCAACGAGCAGAAGGTGCCCGAACAGCTCACCTGGATGTGGTACCGCACGCGGCTCAAGGCGCCCGACGCCCTGCCCGCCGGCCCGCTGCACCTGTGGTTCGGCGAGGTGGACGGCAGCCCGACGAAAGTGTGGGTGAACGGGGAGCTCGTGGGCGAGTTCACCGGCGCCCGCAAGCCCAGCGAGGTCGAGGTCACGGGCAAGCTGCTCGCGGGCAAGGAGAACCTTGTCGTGGTCAAGACCGGCCACCTGAGCATCAGCGAGCTGATGCTCGGCGGCATCGTGCGCCCCGCGATGCTCTACGCCGGCCCCAAGCCCGAGCCGCCCGCGAAGGCACGGAATCAATGA
- a CDS encoding YiiX/YebB-like N1pC/P60 family cysteine hydrolase, which translates to MKRILSVVALACALAGCQQFGGRFTPEPGDLLFQDLDAGPLCDAIEAVTEGVGGAKFSHVGIAARSNDGRAIVIEAGGGGVKTTSLEQFLARSRDARGRPKVVVGRLRPAYRHLIPRALDEAVALLGKPYDKVFAIGNDGFYCSELVYEAFRRANGGQPLFDLAPMTFRDPATGATLPTWADYFRKLDAPVPEGQPGINPGGISRSSAIRIIHAYGRPTGW; encoded by the coding sequence GTGAAGCGCATCCTCTCCGTCGTCGCGCTCGCCTGCGCTCTGGCCGGCTGCCAGCAGTTCGGCGGGCGGTTCACACCCGAGCCCGGCGACCTGCTGTTCCAGGACCTCGATGCCGGGCCGCTGTGCGACGCCATTGAGGCGGTGACCGAGGGGGTTGGTGGAGCCAAGTTCTCCCACGTGGGCATCGCCGCCCGCTCGAACGACGGGCGGGCCATCGTCATCGAGGCGGGTGGGGGCGGGGTGAAGACGACCTCGCTCGAGCAGTTCCTCGCACGCAGCCGCGACGCCCGCGGCCGCCCGAAAGTGGTCGTGGGGCGCCTGCGGCCCGCCTATCGCCACCTGATCCCCCGGGCGCTCGACGAGGCCGTCGCGCTCCTGGGCAAGCCCTACGACAAGGTCTTCGCCATCGGTAACGACGGCTTCTATTGCTCAGAACTGGTCTACGAAGCGTTCCGGCGGGCGAACGGCGGGCAGCCGCTCTTCGACCTGGCGCCCATGACCTTCCGCGACCCCGCGACCGGCGCGACGCTGCCCACCTGGGCCGACTACTTCCGCAAGCTCGACGCCCCGGTCCCCGAGGGGCAGCCGGGCATCAACCCCGGCGGCATCTCGCGCTCGTCCGCGATCCGGATCATCCACGCCTACGGCCGGCCGACGGGGTGGTGA
- a CDS encoding PKD domain-containing protein, with the protein PGTYDVTVTVGDTSYAHDQMGVYLEGSPVDSLTTAKGQFLTPSYTAVVLDGQLTLRLTDLGGADGSVVLNALRVERVPGQAGILLSATSGLVTTEAGGSAQFTVVLATPPTANVTIGLSSSDPSEGTVSPTSLTFTPANWSQPQTVTVTGVDDAETDGDVAYTIVTAPAASADPAYNGLDAPDVAVTNEDNDGVKYAFDFGTAASPVEAGYVRVTEGTAYAPSLGYGWLSGTVGSADRGAPDALRRDFVHGTTMTFGVDVPPGTYDVTVTVGDTSYAHDQMGVFLEGTQVDTLTTAKNQFLTQTYRVAVSDGQLTLRLTDLGGSDGSVVLNALRIATAVVAPGLAPAAEPLSLVVLPERGAAPLEVTGLGMGAPAGAEYAWDFGDGSTAKGSLAVHTYESPGTYVVTLKAAGQAVQAIVVVTEAPPAAR; encoded by the coding sequence CGCCGGGCACGTACGACGTGACCGTGACGGTCGGTGACACCAGCTACGCGCACGACCAGATGGGCGTGTACCTGGAGGGGAGCCCGGTGGACAGCCTCACGACGGCCAAGGGGCAGTTCCTCACCCCGAGCTACACGGCCGTGGTGCTGGACGGCCAGCTCACGCTGCGGTTGACCGACCTGGGCGGGGCCGACGGCTCGGTGGTGCTCAACGCCCTGCGGGTCGAGCGGGTGCCGGGCCAGGCGGGCATTCTGCTCAGTGCGACCTCGGGGCTGGTGACCACGGAGGCGGGCGGCAGCGCACAGTTCACCGTGGTGCTGGCCACGCCGCCGACGGCCAACGTCACGATCGGGCTCTCCTCGAGCGACCCGAGCGAGGGGACGGTCTCGCCCACGAGCCTGACCTTCACGCCGGCCAACTGGAGCCAGCCGCAGACGGTGACCGTCACCGGCGTGGACGACGCGGAGACGGACGGCGACGTGGCGTACACCATCGTCACGGCGCCCGCCGCGAGTGCGGACCCGGCCTACAACGGGCTGGACGCGCCCGACGTCGCGGTGACGAACGAGGACAACGACGGGGTGAAGTACGCCTTCGACTTCGGCACGGCGGCCTCCCCGGTGGAAGCCGGCTACGTGCGGGTGACCGAGGGGACCGCCTACGCACCCAGCCTCGGCTACGGGTGGCTCAGCGGCACCGTGGGGAGTGCGGACCGCGGGGCGCCCGACGCGCTCCGGCGCGACTTCGTGCACGGCACCACGATGACCTTCGGGGTGGACGTGCCGCCGGGCACGTACGACGTGACCGTGACGGTCGGTGACACCAGCTACGCGCACGATCAGATGGGCGTGTTCCTCGAGGGCACCCAGGTTGACACACTGACCACAGCCAAGAACCAGTTCCTCACCCAGACCTACCGGGTGGCGGTGAGCGACGGGCAGTTGACGTTGCGCCTCACGGACCTTGGGGGCAGCGATGGCTCCGTGGTGTTGAATGCTCTGAGGATCGCCACGGCTGTGGTAGCGCCCGGGCTGGCGCCAGCGGCGGAGCCCCTGTCGCTGGTCGTTCTGCCAGAGCGGGGCGCAGCCCCTCTGGAGGTGACGGGGTTGGGAATGGGCGCTCCGGCCGGGGCGGAGTACGCGTGGGACTTCGGCGATGGCTCGACGGCAAAGGGCTCGTTGGCGGTGCACACCTACGAATCGCCGGGCACATATGTGGTGACCCTCAAGGCAGCGGGCCAGGCTGTCCAGGCAATCGTGGTCGTGACAGAGGCGCCGCCGGCGGCAAGGTAG
- a CDS encoding Xaa-Pro peptidase family protein, translating to MAPQTEANAAESKLFQTDFPPEEFQERWAKVFDAIGPEAHALIQGAPQQGGMEVFRQSNEFYYCCGIEVPHAYLFLDGRSRKARLFLPHRPEQAAAEGPSLAAEDADLVKRLTGVDSVHPPEALAGHLQQVSVLYTPFRPTEGRTASRGSMLHAERSAASDPWDGRLSREQHLIALLRARLPRLELRDLTPTLDTLRSVKSTREVALLRRAGELTALAVAEAMRATKPGMVERELAAIAVGLYIRHGARGEGYAAIIASGANMWHGHYNRNDAVMQDGDIVLMDVAPDYHYYTSDIGRIWPVGGAYAPWQRELYSFIVEYHKTLLPLIRPGRTADEIHAEAAAAMAKVVERTRFSKPIYEAAARRALEFKGHLSHPVGMAVHDDGPYRAQPLRPGVVFSVDPQMWVPEEKVYIRCEDTVAVTETGIENLTALAPLDLDAVEAAMRGRA from the coding sequence ATGGCACCACAGACTGAGGCCAATGCGGCCGAGAGCAAGCTGTTCCAGACCGACTTCCCGCCCGAAGAGTTCCAGGAGCGATGGGCGAAGGTTTTCGACGCCATCGGCCCCGAGGCCCACGCCCTGATCCAGGGCGCGCCGCAGCAGGGCGGAATGGAGGTCTTCCGACAGTCCAACGAGTTCTACTATTGTTGTGGCATCGAGGTGCCGCACGCATACCTGTTCCTCGACGGGCGGAGCCGCAAGGCGCGGCTCTTCCTGCCCCACCGCCCCGAGCAGGCGGCCGCCGAAGGCCCATCACTCGCCGCCGAGGACGCCGACCTGGTCAAGCGCCTGACGGGCGTGGACAGCGTCCACCCGCCCGAAGCGCTTGCCGGCCACCTTCAGCAGGTGAGCGTGCTCTACACCCCGTTCCGCCCGACCGAGGGCCGCACGGCCAGCCGGGGCTCCATGCTCCACGCCGAGCGATCGGCGGCGAGCGACCCGTGGGACGGCCGCCTGAGCCGCGAGCAGCACCTCATCGCCCTGCTGCGTGCGCGCCTGCCGAGGCTGGAGCTTCGCGACCTCACGCCCACCCTCGACACGCTCCGCTCCGTCAAGAGCACGCGCGAGGTGGCCCTCCTGCGCCGCGCGGGCGAGCTGACGGCGCTGGCCGTCGCCGAGGCCATGCGAGCGACGAAGCCGGGCATGGTCGAGCGCGAGCTGGCCGCCATCGCGGTCGGCCTCTACATTCGCCACGGTGCCCGCGGCGAGGGCTACGCCGCCATCATCGCCTCGGGGGCCAACATGTGGCACGGCCACTACAACCGCAACGACGCCGTGATGCAGGACGGCGATATCGTGTTGATGGACGTAGCGCCCGACTACCACTACTACACGAGCGATATCGGCCGCATCTGGCCCGTCGGCGGCGCGTATGCCCCCTGGCAGCGCGAGTTGTACAGCTTCATCGTCGAGTACCACAAGACCCTTCTGCCTCTCATCCGCCCGGGCCGGACGGCGGACGAGATTCACGCCGAGGCCGCTGCGGCGATGGCGAAGGTGGTCGAGCGCACGAGGTTCTCGAAGCCCATCTACGAGGCGGCGGCCCGCCGGGCGCTGGAGTTCAAGGGCCACCTCTCGCACCCGGTCGGCATGGCCGTCCACGACGACGGCCCCTATCGCGCCCAGCCCTTGCGTCCGGGCGTCGTCTTCTCGGTGGACCCGCAGATGTGGGTGCCCGAGGAGAAGGTCTACATCCGCTGCGAGGACACCGTGGCCGTGACGGAGACGGGCATCGAGAACCTCACTGCCCTCGCCCCGCTCGATCTCGACGCCGTCGAGGCCGCGATGCGGGGGAGAGCCTGA
- a CDS encoding C25 family cysteine peptidase: MLCRRLAAQWVFLHILASLALCAQAGAAAAPPQGQQAITLAYDFESPQMSAAGDHTRLAMPGCGRTRRVGEPALPFRLARVLLPLGCTVTGVEARLTGPARSLDVARPVEFGRVAVPFGADAARVAAARAADRPRPEVYNSNNPYPQQRAELLSVQRMCGYDIALIRIFPVQYTPKARKLLFSPCIELTVHIAPQGGKAAANTTLRRSKADAARVAALVDNPEALPEQPAEPSAPAPTGGPQPAEGPYDYLLVTGSSLLSSFQPLLNHRTAQGLRVKAEAIENIVNSYAGVDTAEKLRNYIIYAYTNWGIQYVLLGGDVGVIPARGVYGKVSGAAALGDYVDNSIPCDLYYACLDGPWNFDGDALWGEPNDGAGGGDVDLVPEVYLGRAAVDTVALTQQFVAKTIAYETTPHPHPDTALFLAESLGGGAEGGDGLDPLLPHFSNYTVNWLDDRVAYWSATQCLQALNNSPHLVAHCGHTNWNYALRLSNSNLSSLTNTGLFLVNSIGCYPGAFDYSDCFAEVLHLLNGVGAFAVVMNSRYGWYNPYAEWMFSGEFQKTFFNNLLTKGYNRIGVAHQRSKTDMLGSVEHVEGPDGMVYRWCYFELTLFGDPYTAVTTATSPQNLTVKSFDATPTVNNYFTGLNVTVNPAPNGVTEFTRSYPRGSNVALTAPPTYGTVPFRRWKLDDVDQPVGQTTLTVAMTANRTAVAVYVGPGIIVQPTSGLKTTEAGGTAQFTVALATQPTANVTIGLSSSDPSEGTVSPTSLTFTP; this comes from the coding sequence ATGCTGTGCCGGCGGCTTGCGGCGCAGTGGGTGTTCCTTCACATCCTGGCGAGCCTGGCCCTGTGCGCGCAGGCGGGCGCGGCTGCCGCGCCGCCGCAGGGCCAGCAGGCGATCACCCTCGCCTACGACTTCGAGAGCCCCCAGATGAGCGCGGCCGGCGACCACACGCGCCTGGCCATGCCCGGCTGCGGCCGGACGCGCCGCGTGGGCGAGCCGGCGTTGCCCTTCCGCCTCGCGCGCGTGCTCCTGCCCCTGGGCTGCACGGTCACAGGGGTCGAGGCCCGCCTGACGGGGCCGGCCAGATCGTTGGACGTGGCTCGCCCGGTGGAGTTCGGGCGCGTGGCGGTGCCTTTCGGGGCCGATGCGGCCCGCGTGGCCGCGGCCCGGGCCGCCGATAGGCCCAGGCCCGAGGTCTACAACTCCAACAACCCCTATCCCCAGCAGCGGGCCGAGCTGCTGTCGGTCCAGCGGATGTGCGGTTACGACATCGCGCTGATCCGCATCTTCCCGGTCCAGTACACCCCCAAGGCCAGAAAGCTCCTCTTCTCGCCTTGTATCGAGCTCACCGTGCACATAGCGCCACAGGGGGGCAAGGCCGCGGCGAATACGACCCTTCGGCGCTCGAAGGCCGATGCCGCCCGCGTGGCCGCGCTGGTGGACAACCCCGAGGCTCTGCCCGAGCAGCCCGCGGAGCCCAGCGCTCCGGCACCCACCGGCGGCCCGCAGCCGGCTGAGGGCCCCTACGACTATCTCCTCGTCACCGGCTCCTCGCTCCTCAGCTCCTTCCAGCCGCTCCTCAATCACCGCACCGCCCAAGGCCTGCGCGTGAAGGCCGAGGCCATCGAGAACATCGTCAATAGCTATGCGGGCGTAGACACCGCCGAGAAGCTCCGCAACTACATCATCTACGCCTACACGAACTGGGGCATTCAGTACGTGCTCCTCGGTGGCGACGTCGGCGTCATCCCCGCCCGCGGCGTCTACGGCAAGGTGTCGGGCGCCGCCGCCCTGGGCGACTATGTGGACAACAGCATCCCCTGCGACCTCTACTATGCCTGCCTCGATGGCCCGTGGAACTTCGATGGCGACGCCCTCTGGGGCGAGCCCAACGACGGCGCCGGCGGCGGCGACGTGGACCTCGTGCCCGAGGTCTACCTGGGCCGCGCCGCCGTGGACACCGTGGCGCTCACCCAGCAGTTCGTCGCTAAGACCATTGCCTACGAGACGACTCCCCACCCGCACCCCGACACGGCCCTCTTCCTCGCCGAATCCCTCGGCGGCGGGGCCGAGGGCGGCGACGGCCTCGACCCTCTCCTGCCTCATTTCTCGAACTACACGGTGAACTGGCTGGACGACCGCGTAGCCTACTGGAGCGCCACCCAATGCCTCCAAGCCCTCAACAACTCGCCGCACCTCGTCGCCCATTGCGGCCACACCAACTGGAACTACGCGCTGCGCCTGAGCAACAGCAACCTCTCCTCGCTCACCAACACGGGACTGTTTCTCGTCAACAGCATCGGCTGCTATCCCGGCGCCTTCGACTACTCGGACTGCTTCGCCGAGGTCCTGCACCTGCTTAACGGCGTCGGCGCCTTCGCCGTCGTCATGAACTCGCGCTACGGCTGGTACAACCCTTACGCCGAGTGGATGTTCAGCGGTGAGTTCCAGAAGACCTTCTTCAATAACCTGCTCACCAAAGGCTACAACCGCATCGGGGTGGCCCATCAGCGCTCCAAGACCGACATGCTCGGCAGCGTCGAGCACGTCGAAGGCCCCGATGGCATGGTCTACCGCTGGTGCTACTTCGAGCTCACCCTCTTCGGCGACCCTTACACCGCCGTCACCACTGCCACCTCGCCCCAGAATCTTACCGTCAAGTCCTTCGACGCCACCCCCACTGTCAATAATTACTTCACCGGCCTCAACGTCACCGTCAACCCGGCGCCGAATGGCGTCACCGAGTTCACCCGCAGTTACCCACGCGGTTCCAATGTTGCCCTCACAGCGCCCCCCACCTACGGCACGGTCCCCTTCCGCCGCTGGAAGCTGGACGACGTGGACCAGCCGGTCGGGCAAACCACGCTCACGGTCGCCATGACCGCCAATCGCACGGCGGTGGCCGTCTACGTCGGACCTGGCATCATCGTTCAGCCCACCTCGGGCCTCAAGACCACGGAGGCCGGCGGCACCGCCCAGTTCACGGTCGCCCTCGCCACGCAGCCGACGGCCAACGTCACCATTGGCCTTTCTTCGAGCGACCCGAGCGAGGGGACGGTCTCGCCCACGAGCCTGACCTTCACGCCGG